The stretch of DNA CGCGCGCCGGTGCGCTGGTGCAGGCACGCGCGCCCAGTGGAACCGGGCACACCTGGCGGAACCGGGCACACCTTGCGGAACCGGGCGTACTTGACGTTCCCGAAGCACCAGGTACGCCCGGAATGACCAGCCATCGCACGCGTGATGGGAAGGAACGGGCGGACGGGAGGCTCGTGGCCGACCCGCCACGCGCCTCCCGTCCGGCGCCGACCCACCTCCACCGCCGCCCCGCCTCGACCACCGAGCTCGCCCCGCGCGAGACTCCGCCCGGACGCGACGCCCCGTGAGACGCCGCCCGAGCGGCGAGACGCCGCGATCCAGACGGCGTCTCGTGCACGCCGGAGGAGTCTCGGAGCGACGCCGGCGTCTCGCGGGAACCCCGGCGCGCCGGCGCTGGCGTCTCACGGCCCGCCTCCCGCGGCTCAGCGCCGCGCGCGGGCGAACAGCCGCGGCCCGCGCAGGCGGAGCCGCATCGTCACCGTGCCGAGCCACCGGTCGTACTTGAAGCCGACCTTGCCCATGCGGCCGACCTCCTCGAAGCCGAGCCGCTCGTGCAGGCGGATCGAGGCCTCGGCCTGCCGGTCGGCGATCACGGCGATGACCTCGCGGACGCCGGCGGCGCGGCACTCCTCGAGCAGCGCCTCCATGAGCGCGCGCCCGAGGCCCTTGCCGCCCGACGCCGCACCGAGGTAGATCGAGTCCTCGACGACGTGGTTCGACCGGTCGCGGGGGTTCCACGGGTCGACCAGGGCGTACCCGAGGATCTGCCCGGACGGGTTCTCCGCGACGAGGAACGGCAGCCCGCGGCGACGGACCTCGTCGTAGCGCTGCTTCCACCGGGCGAAGGTGAAGGCCGACGGGTCGAAGGTCACCGACGAGTTCCGGACGTAGTGCGTGTGGATCTCACGGACGTCGGGCAGGTCCCGGGGTTCGGCGGCCCGGATCGTGTACGAGAACGACGCCTCGGCGGGCACGGGCGCGCGCAGGTGTCGCGGCAGGACACGGCGGCGCTGGTATTCCTCCTCGAGCACGGTCCGAGCCTACGGGGTGCGGTCCGGCCGGGGACGCTGCGCCGCGGACGATCAGGCGGCGACGTTCAGGCGGGGAGTGTCCAGTCGACCGGGTCCGCGCCCTGGTCGCGGAGCAACGCGTCGACCTGCGAGAACGGCCTGCTGCCGAAGAAGCCCCGGGACGCGCTGAGCGGTGACGGGTGTGCGGACGCCACCACCGGGGTGTCACCGAGCAGCGGGCGGACCGACGCGGCCTGCGCGCCCCACAGCACGGCGACCAGGGGCTTCCGCCGGGCGACGAGCGCTCGGACGGCCTGGTCGGTGACGGCCTCCCAGCCCTTGCCGCGGTGGCTCCCGGCGGCACCGGCCTCGACGGTCAACACCCGGTTGAGCAACAGGACGCCCTGCTCCGACCACGCCCGCAGGTCGCCGTGCTGCGGCGGGGTCACGCCGAGGTCGTCGTGGAGCTCGCGGTAGATGTTCGCCAGGCTCCGCGGGACGGGGCGCACGTGCGGGTCGACCGCGAAGGACAGCCCGATCGGGTGACCGGGGGTCGGGTACGGGTCCTGGCCCACGACGAGCACCTTCACGTCGTCGAAGGGCTGCGTGAAGGCACGCAGGACGAGGTCGCCGGCGGGCAGGTAACGACGACCCGCGGCGACCTCGTCGCGGAGCCAGTCCCCCATCCGGTGCACGTCGTCCTCCACCGGCGCGAGGGCCGCGGCCCACCCGGGGTCGACGAGGTCCCGCAGCGGGTGCGGCCGCACGGGGTTCAGGCGCCCATGGTCGCGACGGAGACGGACTCGTCGCCGGCGACCACGCGCCAGACGCTGCCCGTCCCGCGGACCTCGAGCGCACCCTCGCCGACGACCAGCGCGGTGTCCTCGTCGATCGCGAGCCCGGCGGTGACGAACTCGGCCTCGGCCGCGGCGATCAGCCGGGCGAGCGTGCCGGCCTGCACGGCGTGCACGTCGATCGTCAGGTCGACGAGCCCGAGCCCTTCGCGGAGCTCCACCTCGTCCAGGCCCTCGGACGAGTCCTCCGGGCAGACCTCGACGCCGCCGATGCGCCAGCCGCCGACGAGCGCCCGGTCGGCTGCGACCATCGCGCCGGCCGAGTATCCGAGGTACGGCAGACCGTCGGAGACCAGCAGCCGGATCTGGTCGACGAGCGGCTGGATCGCGTCGAGGTACGCCGGGGTGACCCCGCCGCCGATGACGAGCGCGTCCACGTCGCTGAGGACGGTGGTCGCGAAGACCTCGCCCGCGGCGACCTCGGTCACCAGCACCTCGGCCTGCCGGGCGCCGCCGAGCACCTCGGCGATGTCCGGGGTCGACGACGGCGTGGCACCGGTCGGGCCGGTCACGGAGAGCAGGGCGATGCGGGGCACGCTCCGACCGACGGCGGCAGACCGCGCGGTGGCCTCGGCCAGGAACGGGGCGGCGACGTCGGAGGCGACGAGGGGTCCCCCGCCGACGAGGTGGATGCTCACGACTCGGCCGTCACCGGGGCGAGGGCGCTCCACGGGAACGTGATCCACCCGTCGACACGACGCCAGACGTGGTCGGGCTCGAGCACGGTGCCGGGCTTCGAGTACAGGCAGGCGCTCCGGACGTCGGCGCCGGCGTTCCGGATGATGTCGACCACCAGGCGCAGGGTGCGGCCGGAGTCGGACACGTCGTCGACGACCAGGACGCGCTTGCCCGCCAGGCTCGGCGCGTCGAGGGCGGGCGACAGGATGACGGGCTCGTCCAGGCGCTGCTCGACGTCGGTGTAGAACTCGACGTTGATCGAGCCGCACTCCTTCGTGCCGAGCGCGTAGGCCACGGCACCGGCGATGATCAGCCCGCCTCGGGCGACCGCGACGACGACCTCGGGCTCGAAGCCGGACGACAGGACGTCCTTGGCGAGCAGCCGTGCCGCGTCGCCGAACTCCAGCCAACCGAGCACCTCGGGCCCGCTCGTCACGGTCACGGTCGAGGGCGCCTGCTCGGCGTGCCCGGGTTCGCTGCTGATCGGCATCCGCCCACGGTACCGGCAGGGAGCCACCCGCCGCGACCCGTGCCCCGACACCGCGCGCGCCGGGACCCGTTCGCAGCCCCGACCGTGTGCGTCAGGACCGGAAGACCGGCCCGCGGCGTCAGCTCCTGGGCGTCAGCGGTCCGCGGGCCAGCTTGTGCTGCGCGGACTGCGCGACCGGCCGCACCGTCACCAGGTCGAGGTTGACGTGCGCCGGCAGCTCGACCGCGTGCACGATCGCCTCGGCGACGTCCTCGGCGACGAGCGGGTCCGGCACGTCGGCGTAGACCGCTTCGGCCTTCGCGCGGTCGCCCCGGAACCGGGTCAGGGCGAACTCGTCGGTCTTCACCAGTCCGGGAGCGATCTCGACCACGCGCAGCGGCTCGCCGTTCAGCTCGAGCCGCAGGGCGCCGACCAGCGCGTGCTCGGCGAACTTCGCGGCGTTGTACCCGCCGCCGTTCTCGTACGCCACGTGGCCCGCGGTGCTCGTGACCGTGACGACGTCCGCGACCCCCGCCGTGGCCGCACGACGCCGGAGCTGCGGGAGCAGGGCGGCCGTGACGCGCTTCGTACCGATGACGTTCACCTCGAACATCGCGCGCCAGTCCTCGACGTCGGACTCCTCGACGCTCGCGGACCCGAGGGCACCACCGGCGTTGTTCACGAGCACGTCCGCGCCGCCGAGTCCGTCCACCCGTGCGGCGAGCGCCGCGACCGCGTCGGCGTCGGTCACGTCGGCGACCAGGAACGAGGCACCGGTCTCCGCGGCGAGCGCCTCGAGCTTCTCCTGCCGCCGGGCGACGGCGAGCACCTGCCAGCCGTGCCCGCGGAACAACCGGACGGTCGCCGCTCCGATGCCCGAGCTCGCGCCGGTGACGACGGCGAGGCGGTCGTCCGCGCGCCGGTCGGCGGTGCCGGACCGCCCGGTGTCGGGACGCTCGGTGCCGGGACGTGCTGCCATGGGGTCCTCCTGGTGGTCGGGCCACCACCGTACCGAGGACGGCGGACCACGATCGGGTAGCGTGACCGGCCATGACGACGGACGCCGCTCCCCCAGCGCCCTCGGCCCCGGCGACGCCGCTCCAGCCGGGCCGGTCGCCGCGGCGCATCCCGATGTGGGACACCGCACGGTTCGTCGCCGTCACGCTCGTGGTGATCGGACACGCGATCCAGCGGCAGACGGCCGGCAGCGAGCACGCCCTGGCGCTCTACACGTTCATCTACGCGTTCCACATGCCCGCGTTCGGTGTGATCAGCGGGTACTTCTCGTCCGCGGCGACGCCGACGGCCGAGCGGATGCGCCGCACCTTCACGGACATCGTGGTGCCGTACATCGTCATGCAGACGATCTGGACGGTGGTGCAGGCCGTCGTCGAGGGCGGCAAGGAGTTCAACCCGACGAAGCCGACGTGGACGCTGTGGTTCCTGCTGGCCCTGGGGATCTTCCGGCTGATCCTGCCGTACCTGGCGGTCCTGCGGTGGCCGCTCCTCTGGGCCGTCGTGCTGAGCATCGGCGTCGGCTACCTCGACAACGTGGACTCGACCTTCTCGCTCGGTCGGGCCATCAGCCTGCTGCCGTTCTTCCTGCTCGGGTGGCAGGTGAAGCGGTGGGGCGTGTTCGACCGCTGGTACGAGGCACCCCGCCGGGTCGTGGTCCGCATCCGCGCGGCCGCGGTCGGGGTGTTCGCGTCGTGGGCGGCCGCGTGCCTGCTGTTCATCCCGCAGTTCAAGGGCTTCGACCTGCACCACTGGTTCTTCTACGACGACTCGTACTCGGGGCTCGGCGAGGACGCCTGGTGGGCGGGCGGCGTCCGGCTCGGCCTGGTGCTGCTCGCCACCGTGCTGACGGCGTCGTTCCTGCTGCTCGTGCCGCGCCGGACGGTGTGGATCACCCGGTTCGGGGCAGCGACGATGTCCGTCTACCTGCTGCACACGTTCGTGCTCTACCCGATCCGCGAGTCCGGGATCCTGGCCGGGGAGCACTCGGCGTGGCCGTACGTGCTGCTCATGGTCGTCGTGGCCTGCGCGGTGAGCCTGTTCCTCGCCCAGCCGTTCGTGCGCCGCGGCATGCGGTGGCTGCTCGAGCCGAAGGTCGACTGGCTGTTCCGTCGCGAGCCCGTCGAGCGCTGAGGGGCGACTCGGCCCGGGGTCAGCGGCCGAGTGCCCGGAGCGCGACGACGACCTCGTCGAGGAAGTCGTCCACCTCGTCCTGGTCGTAGCCCTCCTGCCACTTCGTCGCGCGGAAGCGGACGGCGACCACCTCCTCCGGTGTGATCGTCCGGTCCCCCGGCACCGGGCGTCCGCCCCGCTCGGCGGCGGCGAGGGTCGACTGCACCCGGTCCAGCAGGTCGTCGACGTCGTCCTGCGAGTACCCCCTGCGGAACTTCGTCGGCTGGAACCGCTTCTCCGCCACGTCCTGAGCGCGCACGACGCTCCCCCTCTCGTCCCGTCCGATCCTGCCAGTCCTCACCTGGCGCGTCCGGAACCGCCGACAGCGGCCGGGAGGCGCGACCCACCCCCGCCGCGCCGCCTCCGTCGGTCCGCCGGTCGCGTCGGTGTCACCGGGCACGCGGTGCCCGCGCGTTACGTCGCGAGGCGGCCCCGCTGGTGCCCGCCCCGCCACCTGCGTAGCGTGACGGTCGTCGCGACGACGCCCCGGGCCTCCCGGCCGGCCCGCCGCGACCCGTTGACGGACCGGACCCGACAGGAGCCCCGATGAGCACGAACGACGCAGCCGCCTGGCGGTTCGAGACCACGCAGGTGCACGCCGGCGCCCAGCCGGACCCGACCACCGGGGCGCGGGCGACGCCGATCTACAAGACGACGTCGTACGTGTTCGAGAACTCGGACCACGCCCGCGACCTGTTCGCGCTGGCGCAGCCCGGCAACATCTACTCGCGGATCATGAACCCGACGAACGACGTCGTCGAGCAGCGCATCGCCGCGCTCGAGGGCGGCACGGGCGCGCTGCTGGTGTCCAGCGGGCAGGCGGCCGAGACCTACGCCGTGCTGAACATCGCCGGAGCCGGCGACCACATCGTGTCGTCGTCGTCGATCTACGGCGGCACGTACAACCTGTTCAAGTACACGCTGGCGAAGCTCGGGATCGAGACGACCTTCGTCGAGGACCAGGACGACCTCGAGGAGTGGCGCCGCGCCGTCCGCCCGAACACGAAGCTGTTCTTCGCCGAGACGATCGGCAACCCGCGGATCAACGTCCTCGACATCGCGGGCGTCAGCAGCGTCGCGCACGAGGCCGGCCTGCCGCTCATCGTCGACAACACGATCGCGACGCCGTTCCTGATCCGCCCGTTCGAGCACGGCGCCGACGTCGTGGTGCACTCAGCGACGAAGTTCCTCGGCGGGCACGGCACCGTGATCGGCGGCGTGATCGTCGACGGAGGCCGGTTCGCCTGGTCGGAGCACGCCGACCGCTTCCCGGAGTTCAACTCCCCCGACCCCTCGTACCACGGCGCGGTGTTCGCCCAGGCCGTCGGCAACGAGCTCGCCTACGTCGTGAAGGCGCGGGTGCAGCTGCTCCGCGACCTCGGTGCGTCGAACTCGGCGGACACGGCGTTCGCGCTGCTGCAGGGCATCGAGACGCTGTCGCTGCGCATGGAGCGGCACGTGTCGAACGCGCAGGAGATCGCGGAGTGGCTCGACCGGCACCCGGAGGTGGCGTCGGTGTCCTACGCCGGTCTGCCGACGTCGCCCTGGTACGCGGCGGCGAACAAGTACGCGCCGCGCGGGGTCGGAGCGGTGCTGTCGTTCGAGCTGAAGGGCGGGGTGCCGGCCGGCAAGGCGTTCGTCGACGAGCTGCGGCTGTTCTCGCACCTGGCCAACATCGGCGACGTGCGCTCGCTCGTCATCCACCCGGCCTCGACCACGCACTCGCAGCTCACGCCCGAGCAGCAGTTGACCACCGGGGTCACCCCGGGGCTCGTGCGGCTCTCGGTCGGCATCGAGAACGTCGAGGACCTCCGTGCGGACCTCGAGGCGGGGCTCGCGGCGGCGCGGGCGGTCTCGCAGGAGGGCCAGCGCGCCTAGCGCCCGGCCTTCCCGGCTCGGCCCGGCCGTTCCGCGAGGCCCCTTCCGCGAAACGCAACGTCGGCGACTGCTCGCAGTGCTGTACCGCTGCGAGCAGTCGCCGACGTTGCGTGGTGGGGAGCGGGACGGGCCGGCCACACGCCGGAGGTGACGTAACACGGCGGCGGGTGGGGCGCGCCTCCCGGCAGACTGGACACGATGGACTGGCAGACGATCCCCGAGGACTCGGTCCCGTCCACCCTCGTGCCCGGGACCGAACTCGGCACGCTCGGCAAGCCGCCGGTGACCGGTGCCTGGCGCCCCGGCGACCACCCCGGTGCGCGACAGTTCGCCGCGCTCGGCGAGCAGTGGGTGCGCGGCGGCCGCATCCCTTCGGTGCGCGTGGCCTACGAGACGTGGGGCGAGCTGAACGATGCGCGCGACAACGCGGTGCTGCTCCTGCACGCGATGACCGGCGACTCGCACGTCGC from Curtobacterium sp. SGAir0471 encodes:
- a CDS encoding acyltransferase family protein, with translation MTTDAAPPAPSAPATPLQPGRSPRRIPMWDTARFVAVTLVVIGHAIQRQTAGSEHALALYTFIYAFHMPAFGVISGYFSSAATPTAERMRRTFTDIVVPYIVMQTIWTVVQAVVEGGKEFNPTKPTWTLWFLLALGIFRLILPYLAVLRWPLLWAVVLSIGVGYLDNVDSTFSLGRAISLLPFFLLGWQVKRWGVFDRWYEAPRRVVVRIRAAAVGVFASWAAACLLFIPQFKGFDLHHWFFYDDSYSGLGEDAWWAGGVRLGLVLLATVLTASFLLLVPRRTVWITRFGAATMSVYLLHTFVLYPIRESGILAGEHSAWPYVLLMVVVACAVSLFLAQPFVRRGMRWLLEPKVDWLFRREPVER
- a CDS encoding uracil-DNA glycosylase encodes the protein MRPHPLRDLVDPGWAAALAPVEDDVHRMGDWLRDEVAAGRRYLPAGDLVLRAFTQPFDDVKVLVVGQDPYPTPGHPIGLSFAVDPHVRPVPRSLANIYRELHDDLGVTPPQHGDLRAWSEQGVLLLNRVLTVEAGAAGSHRGKGWEAVTDQAVRALVARRKPLVAVLWGAQAASVRPLLGDTPVVASAHPSPLSASRGFFGSRPFSQVDALLRDQGADPVDWTLPA
- a CDS encoding bifunctional o-acetylhomoserine/o-acetylserine sulfhydrylase — translated: MSTNDAAAWRFETTQVHAGAQPDPTTGARATPIYKTTSYVFENSDHARDLFALAQPGNIYSRIMNPTNDVVEQRIAALEGGTGALLVSSGQAAETYAVLNIAGAGDHIVSSSSIYGGTYNLFKYTLAKLGIETTFVEDQDDLEEWRRAVRPNTKLFFAETIGNPRINVLDIAGVSSVAHEAGLPLIVDNTIATPFLIRPFEHGADVVVHSATKFLGGHGTVIGGVIVDGGRFAWSEHADRFPEFNSPDPSYHGAVFAQAVGNELAYVVKARVQLLRDLGASNSADTAFALLQGIETLSLRMERHVSNAQEIAEWLDRHPEVASVSYAGLPTSPWYAAANKYAPRGVGAVLSFELKGGVPAGKAFVDELRLFSHLANIGDVRSLVIHPASTTHSQLTPEQQLTTGVTPGLVRLSVGIENVEDLRADLEAGLAAARAVSQEGQRA
- a CDS encoding phosphoribosyltransferase, with the protein product MPISSEPGHAEQAPSTVTVTSGPEVLGWLEFGDAARLLAKDVLSSGFEPEVVVAVARGGLIIAGAVAYALGTKECGSINVEFYTDVEQRLDEPVILSPALDAPSLAGKRVLVVDDVSDSGRTLRLVVDIIRNAGADVRSACLYSKPGTVLEPDHVWRRVDGWITFPWSALAPVTAES
- a CDS encoding GNAT family N-acetyltransferase, whose translation is MLEEEYQRRRVLPRHLRAPVPAEASFSYTIRAAEPRDLPDVREIHTHYVRNSSVTFDPSAFTFARWKQRYDEVRRRGLPFLVAENPSGQILGYALVDPWNPRDRSNHVVEDSIYLGAASGGKGLGRALMEALLEECRAAGVREVIAVIADRQAEASIRLHERLGFEEVGRMGKVGFKYDRWLGTVTMRLRLRGPRLFARARR
- a CDS encoding SDR family oxidoreductase encodes the protein MAARPGTERPDTGRSGTADRRADDRLAVVTGASSGIGAATVRLFRGHGWQVLAVARRQEKLEALAAETGASFLVADVTDADAVAALAARVDGLGGADVLVNNAGGALGSASVEESDVEDWRAMFEVNVIGTKRVTAALLPQLRRRAATAGVADVVTVTSTAGHVAYENGGGYNAAKFAEHALVGALRLELNGEPLRVVEIAPGLVKTDEFALTRFRGDRAKAEAVYADVPDPLVAEDVAEAIVHAVELPAHVNLDLVTVRPVAQSAQHKLARGPLTPRS
- a CDS encoding Type 1 glutamine amidotransferase-like domain-containing protein; the encoded protein is MSIHLVGGGPLVASDVAAPFLAEATARSAAVGRSVPRIALLSVTGPTGATPSSTPDIAEVLGGARQAEVLVTEVAAGEVFATTVLSDVDALVIGGGVTPAYLDAIQPLVDQIRLLVSDGLPYLGYSAGAMVAADRALVGGWRIGGVEVCPEDSSEGLDEVELREGLGLVDLTIDVHAVQAGTLARLIAAAEAEFVTAGLAIDEDTALVVGEGALEVRGTGSVWRVVAGDESVSVATMGA